One Paenibacillus sp. SYP-B4298 genomic window, TATCACCCGTGCGCTTGCCGACCAGCCGATACCAATCTATGGAGATGGCCTGAATGTGCGGGACTGGCTTCATGTGGAGGATCATTGCGCGGCTGTCGATCTGGTGCTGCATGCTGGCGTTCCGGGCGAGGTCTACAATGTGGGCGGGGGCAATGAGCGGACTAATCTGGAGGTTGTCCATGCGATTCTGACAGCTCTCGGGAAGCCGGAATCGCTCATCTCGTTCGTCAAGGATCGTCCTGGACACGACCGCCGCTATGCGATTAATGCGGCGAAGCTGCAGCATGAGCTGGGCTGGCAGCAGCAGATTCCGTTCGATGAAGGAATCAAGCGAACAGTAGAGTGGTATGTTCGGCATGAGCAATGGTGGAAGGCCATTCAGACCCGCCAACACGGCCATGAGGGGCAGAGCTGATGGGAGCGCGGGGAGCGGGCAGAGTGGAACGATCCCGCCGTAGCCGAGCAGGCAAGGGGGGACGCAGAGGCAAGGGCAGCGTGTCGGCTGCCAAGCGCAAGACGACCCGTGGCAACGGGCGCAGGCAGAGGCGGTCGGCGCCGCCGCAGGCTATCTCGCCGCAGGCGGAAGCGCAGCTCGTACCGCTGCAGCAGCATTATTATGAGGAGGGGCGGGAGCAGGGCCGCTATGATGGCGGAGAGGCATTGCTGGAGCAGCTTGTTCCTGGCAACCTGCTGCTGCCGGAGGTGTCGCTGGAGGAGGTCATCTCTGCCGGCGTGCAGTCGCTGCTGCATCGCTGCACGCCGCTGCTCGACGCCGGGCAGGTCTATAGCAGATTGCAGGCTGCGCTGGCTGCTCAGGCTCCCTGCTCGGTCGTCAGACTGGGGGACGGGGAACTGCTGGCACTGGCGCAGAATACGGTATACAGTGTGGAGGAGGTGGCGGCGGTCGGGGACTTCTTGCCTTATGCAGGCTTGAACGTGCCGGATCTTGCCGCACGCGACCTGCTTGCACATGCGGTTCGCTCTGCGGATATTGTCGGCGTGCCCCAATCTCGTCGCAAGCATTATCACCCGCTGCTGCATGCTGCGCTGCGCGCGCATCAGATCGAATTGAAGGAGGAGCAGGCAACATCATCGATGATTAACTATACCTTGCATCAGTCCGGTCTGCTATCTGAGCTGCTGCGCGGCCAGTCGCTGCTGCTGATCGGCAATGCGGCGCCTGAACTGGCGCCCATCCTGTCAGCAAGGGGCTACTCGGTTAGCGGTGTTATCGCGCCGGTGAACGGGTTTGCCGATATTGATCGCGTTATTGGCGAGGCTAGCGGCATGTCCTATAGTCTCGCGCTGGTGTCGGCTGGCATTCCGGCAGTTGTTATCGCCTGGCGAATCGCGACAGAGCTTGGCAAGGTTGCGCTGGA contains:
- a CDS encoding GT-D fold domain-containing protein, encoding MGARGAGRVERSRRSRAGKGGRRGKGSVSAAKRKTTRGNGRRQRRSAPPQAISPQAEAQLVPLQQHYYEEGREQGRYDGGEALLEQLVPGNLLLPEVSLEEVISAGVQSLLHRCTPLLDAGQVYSRLQAALAAQAPCSVVRLGDGELLALAQNTVYSVEEVAAVGDFLPYAGLNVPDLAARDLLAHAVRSADIVGVPQSRRKHYHPLLHAALRAHQIELKEEQATSSMINYTLHQSGLLSELLRGQSLLLIGNAAPELAPILSARGYSVSGVIAPVNGFADIDRVIGEASGMSYSLALVSAGIPAVVIAWRIATELGKVALDFGHMANFITSGRMTL